In Pseudomonas hamedanensis, a single window of DNA contains:
- the nth gene encoding endonuclease III, whose protein sequence is MNAAKRLEIFRRLHEDNPEPKTELAYSSPFELLIAVILSAQSTDVGVNKATAKLFPVANTPAAIYALGVEGLSEYIKTIGLYNSKAKNVIETCRLLVERHNSEVPQTREELEALPGVGRKTANVVLNTAFRQLTMAVDTHIFRVSNRTGIAPGKNVVEVEKKLMKFVPKEFLLDSHHWLILHGRYVCLARKPRCGSCRIEDLCEYKAKTSDD, encoded by the coding sequence ATGAATGCCGCAAAACGTCTTGAGATCTTTCGCCGCCTGCACGAAGACAATCCCGAACCGAAGACCGAACTGGCCTACTCATCGCCTTTCGAACTGTTGATCGCGGTGATTCTTTCGGCGCAATCAACCGACGTGGGCGTCAACAAGGCCACTGCAAAACTGTTCCCGGTGGCCAATACCCCCGCGGCGATCTACGCCTTGGGTGTCGAAGGCTTGTCCGAGTACATCAAGACCATTGGCCTGTATAACAGCAAAGCAAAAAACGTCATTGAAACCTGCCGTTTGCTGGTTGAGCGCCACAACAGTGAAGTCCCGCAGACCCGCGAAGAACTTGAAGCCCTGCCCGGCGTAGGACGCAAGACCGCCAATGTGGTGCTCAACACCGCGTTTCGCCAGTTGACCATGGCGGTCGACACGCACATTTTCCGCGTCAGCAATCGCACCGGCATTGCACCGGGCAAGAATGTGGTCGAGGTGGAAAAGAAACTGATGAAGTTTGTACCCAAAGAATTCCTGCTTGATTCCCACCACTGGCTGATCCTGCACGGTCGTTACGTCTGCCTGGCGCGCAAACCGCGGTGTGGCAGCTGCCGCATCGAGGATCTGTGCGAATACAAAGCCAAAACCTCGGACGATTGA
- the rsxB gene encoding electron transport complex subunit RsxB: MSLIQRIDALLPQTQCGKCGHPGCKPYAQGIADGEPINKCPPGGDETIAALAELLKVPVLELDVSRGAAPPQVAYIREAECIGCTKCIQACPIDAIVGAAKLMHTVLIDECTGCDLCVAPCPVDCIEMRPLPPTALPVTGGLAFSLDEQRARNAKRDHARQRFERRNARLQREEQQKQAEREARARRAVQPQVSTADPVQAALERVRAQKTANADAALKKAKIDVAMSRAQLHKSLKAFGHPPTFEQQSQLIVLQQQFEAAEQALVALERAAVPAPAATPAPAADAELKRAKIQLAMRRAELKKAQAAEAPPEQIATLEQALRDAERLVQDHAAP, from the coding sequence ATGAGTCTGATTCAGCGCATCGACGCCCTTTTGCCGCAGACCCAGTGCGGTAAATGCGGCCACCCGGGATGCAAACCGTACGCGCAAGGCATCGCCGACGGCGAGCCGATCAACAAGTGCCCTCCGGGGGGTGACGAAACCATCGCGGCCCTGGCCGAGTTGTTGAAAGTGCCGGTGCTGGAACTGGACGTCAGCCGCGGCGCGGCGCCACCGCAAGTGGCGTATATCCGCGAAGCTGAATGCATCGGCTGCACCAAGTGCATTCAGGCTTGCCCGATCGACGCCATCGTCGGCGCAGCAAAACTGATGCACACCGTATTGATTGATGAGTGCACCGGCTGCGACTTGTGTGTAGCGCCCTGCCCCGTCGATTGCATCGAAATGCGCCCTTTGCCACCCACAGCATTGCCGGTCACCGGGGGCCTGGCCTTCAGCCTCGACGAGCAACGCGCACGCAATGCCAAACGCGATCATGCCCGCCAGCGCTTCGAGCGGCGCAACGCGCGCCTGCAACGCGAGGAACAGCAAAAGCAGGCTGAGCGCGAAGCCCGGGCCAGACGCGCAGTCCAGCCGCAAGTCTCGACGGCGGATCCCGTGCAGGCGGCACTGGAGCGGGTGCGAGCGCAAAAAACCGCAAACGCAGACGCCGCGTTGAAAAAAGCCAAAATCGACGTGGCGATGAGCCGTGCGCAACTGCACAAGTCGCTGAAAGCGTTCGGCCACCCGCCGACATTCGAACAACAGTCGCAACTGATCGTGCTGCAACAACAGTTCGAAGCAGCCGAACAGGCACTGGTTGCACTCGAACGCGCGGCTGTGCCGGCTCCGGCAGCAACCCCGGCCCCGGCGGCAGACGCGGAGCTGAAGCGAGCGAAGATTCAACTGGCCATGCGCCGCGCCGAACTTAAAAAAGCCCAGGCAGCAGAAGCGCCACCGGAACAGATCGCCACGCTGGAACAAGCGCTACGCGACGCCGAACGTCTGGTGCAAGACCATGCTGCCCCTTGA
- a CDS encoding SDR family oxidoreductase has product MQLNDKVIIITGGCQGLGRSMAEYFAGKGAKLALVDLNQEKLDAAVAACKAKGVEARSYLCNVANEEQVEHMVAQVAADFGAIHGLINNAGILRDGLLLKVKDGEMTKMSLAQWQAVIDVNLTGVFLCTREVAAKMVELKNSGAIINISSISRAGNVGQTNYSAAKAGVAAATVTWAKELARYGIRVAGIAPGFIETEMTLGMKPEALEKMTSGIPLKRMGRPEEIAHSAAYIFENDYYTGRILEMDGGLRI; this is encoded by the coding sequence ATGCAACTCAACGACAAAGTAATCATTATCACCGGCGGTTGCCAGGGTTTGGGCCGTTCCATGGCTGAGTATTTCGCCGGCAAAGGCGCGAAACTGGCCTTGGTCGATCTGAACCAGGAAAAACTCGACGCCGCCGTGGCCGCCTGCAAAGCCAAGGGTGTCGAAGCGCGCAGTTACCTGTGCAACGTCGCCAATGAAGAGCAGGTCGAGCACATGGTTGCTCAGGTCGCCGCCGATTTCGGCGCGATTCACGGTCTGATCAACAATGCCGGCATCCTGCGCGATGGCCTGCTGTTGAAGGTCAAGGATGGCGAAATGACCAAGATGAGCCTGGCCCAGTGGCAGGCGGTGATCGACGTCAACCTGACCGGCGTTTTCCTCTGCACCCGTGAGGTGGCGGCGAAGATGGTCGAGTTGAAGAATAGCGGCGCGATCATCAACATTTCGTCCATTTCTCGTGCGGGCAATGTTGGCCAGACCAACTATTCCGCAGCCAAGGCCGGCGTGGCGGCGGCGACCGTGACCTGGGCGAAAGAACTGGCGCGCTACGGCATTCGGGTGGCGGGCATTGCACCAGGTTTCATCGAAACAGAAATGACGCTGGGGATGAAGCCGGAAGCGCTGGAAAAGATGACTTCGGGGATTCCGCTCAAGCGCATGGGCAGGCCGGAAGAGATCGCCCATTCGGCCGCATACATCTTCGAAAACGACTATTACACCGGGCGGATTCTGGAGATGGATGGCGGGTTGCGCATCTAA
- a CDS encoding Rnf-Nqr domain containing protein — MNAAATSASALMLVPLLGATGSLGAAFGTTLLFFTVLISYGVCMSALRSRLTQASAVLASVVLAATITSCAEIIAQRWFLPWYQTSALYAGLIAWQCVVLEHSGFFRYPLAVRCRRCGLFASLMLLLAGLREVIGRGSLGQGLFEHWHGLVVFSEGLHLFTLVPGAFIVLGLLLAARQAMTRPHSVTKEKHHL; from the coding sequence ATGAACGCAGCGGCAACCTCGGCAAGCGCCTTGATGCTGGTGCCGTTGCTCGGCGCTACCGGCTCTCTGGGCGCGGCGTTCGGGACCACCCTGTTATTTTTTACAGTGCTCATCAGCTATGGCGTGTGCATGTCGGCTTTGCGGTCGCGCCTGACGCAGGCAAGCGCAGTGCTGGCAAGCGTGGTACTCGCGGCCACAATCACCAGCTGTGCCGAGATCATTGCGCAGCGCTGGTTTCTGCCCTGGTATCAGACCTCGGCCCTCTATGCGGGGTTGATCGCCTGGCAATGCGTGGTGCTGGAACACAGCGGTTTCTTTCGCTATCCGCTGGCCGTGCGCTGCAGACGCTGCGGTCTGTTCGCCAGCCTGATGCTGCTGCTTGCCGGGCTGCGTGAAGTCATCGGACGCGGCAGTCTGGGTCAGGGCTTGTTTGAACACTGGCATGGCCTGGTTGTATTCAGCGAGGGGCTGCATCTGTTCACGCTGGTTCCCGGCGCCTTTATAGTGTTGGGGCTGTTGTTGGCGGCCCGTCAGGCGATGACTCGCCCGCACTCTGTTACCAAGGAAAAGCATCATCTATGA
- a CDS encoding RnfABCDGE type electron transport complex subunit D: MLPLESTDDRLPQAMKRVLLAVVPGLLVLFWVYGWGVLINLALCITTGLFVEAAVIKLRGQAMRATLSDGSALVSATLLAAALPPYCPWWLTVTAMAAGLLFGKHLYGGLGKNPFNPAMLGFALAIVLFPQPMTQWPAQGMDLFSALQQVFASSQAPDAWVQATVLDALRINKSLTMDELFAGHPAFGHFAGRGVEWVNLAFLAGGLFLLQRRVFGWHAPLGMLASLTLISLFCWNGSGSDSNGSPLFHLLSGATMLGAFFIITEPVSGAKSALARLLFGIGVGLLTYLIRTWGGYPDGVAFAVLLMNLCVPTLERFAAKRQTQVAP; the protein is encoded by the coding sequence ATGCTGCCCCTTGAGTCCACGGATGATCGCCTGCCGCAGGCGATGAAACGAGTGCTGCTCGCCGTCGTTCCGGGATTGTTGGTCTTGTTCTGGGTGTATGGCTGGGGGGTATTGATTAACCTGGCCCTTTGCATCACCACCGGTTTGTTCGTCGAGGCAGCGGTGATAAAGCTGCGCGGTCAGGCCATGCGGGCCACGCTGAGCGATGGCAGCGCGTTGGTCAGCGCAACATTGCTGGCCGCCGCGTTGCCGCCCTATTGCCCTTGGTGGCTGACCGTGACGGCGATGGCTGCCGGCTTGTTGTTCGGCAAACACCTGTACGGCGGCCTCGGGAAGAACCCGTTCAACCCGGCGATGCTCGGTTTCGCTCTGGCGATCGTGCTGTTCCCGCAGCCGATGACCCAGTGGCCTGCCCAGGGCATGGATCTGTTCAGCGCCCTGCAACAGGTGTTCGCTTCGTCGCAAGCGCCGGACGCGTGGGTGCAGGCCACCGTGCTGGACGCTTTGCGCATCAACAAAAGCCTGACCATGGACGAGCTGTTCGCCGGACATCCCGCGTTCGGTCATTTCGCCGGGCGCGGGGTGGAGTGGGTGAATCTGGCGTTTCTTGCCGGTGGTCTGTTTTTGCTCCAGCGCCGAGTGTTCGGCTGGCACGCGCCGCTGGGCATGCTTGCCAGCCTGACGCTGATCAGCCTGTTTTGCTGGAACGGCTCCGGGTCGGATTCAAATGGCTCACCGCTGTTCCATCTGCTGAGCGGCGCCACCATGCTCGGCGCCTTTTTCATCATTACCGAACCGGTGTCCGGTGCCAAAAGTGCCCTTGCCCGCCTGCTGTTCGGCATCGGCGTCGGCCTGCTGACCTACTTGATCCGTACATGGGGCGGCTACCCTGACGGTGTCGCGTTTGCAGTGCTGCTGATGAATTTGTGTGTTCCGACGCTGGAGCGGTTTGCCGCCAAGCGGCAAACGCAGGTTGCCCCATGA
- a CDS encoding PA3496 family putative envelope integrity protein, with product MSTDKEQLDVDEDFVVADADDVEPVAVEVAKTNLSKRRTIDNLLEERRLQRQLADYDFDL from the coding sequence ATGAGTACCGACAAAGAACAATTGGATGTAGACGAAGATTTTGTCGTCGCGGACGCGGACGACGTGGAACCTGTAGCGGTCGAGGTGGCGAAAACCAACCTGAGCAAACGTCGCACCATCGATAACCTGCTGGAGGAGCGCCGATTGCAACGGCAATTGGCCGATTACGATTTTGACCTCTGA
- a CDS encoding electron transport complex protein RnfA has product MTELVLTLISAALLNNLVLHWPLGVDPLLASSRRQVHALGLATLCLMVIVGVIGYAVWHWLLVPLQLQALRLFVFLPLSVLLIAPLVKRLARWLPNLPFDGLWPLLLGNAGVLGLALINAQIDKGLLHATALSLGAGLGFWLVLGLFNDLRERSADNDIPLPFRGLPIDLIGAGLIAVIFLGFSGLIKT; this is encoded by the coding sequence ATGACCGAACTTGTGCTTACGCTTATCAGTGCTGCGCTGCTCAACAACCTGGTGTTGCACTGGCCGCTGGGCGTCGACCCGCTGTTGGCGAGCAGTCGTCGCCAGGTGCATGCGTTGGGGCTGGCGACGCTGTGTCTGATGGTGATTGTCGGTGTCATCGGTTACGCGGTCTGGCATTGGCTGCTCGTGCCACTGCAACTGCAAGCCTTGCGCCTGTTCGTGTTCCTGCCGTTAAGCGTGTTACTGATTGCGCCGCTGGTGAAGCGGCTGGCGCGTTGGCTGCCAAACCTGCCATTCGATGGGCTATGGCCGCTGTTGCTGGGCAATGCCGGTGTGCTTGGGCTGGCACTGATCAATGCCCAAATCGATAAAGGCCTGCTGCACGCGACAGCACTGAGCCTCGGTGCCGGACTCGGCTTCTGGCTGGTGCTTGGCCTGTTCAACGATTTACGCGAACGCAGCGCCGACAACGATATCCCCCTGCCCTTTCGCGGCCTGCCGATCGATCTGATCGGGGCCGGACTGATCGCAGTGATTTTTCTCGGATTCAGTGGACTGATCAAAACATGA
- the apbC gene encoding iron-sulfur cluster carrier protein ApbC, with protein MSAVTRAAVEAVLSQYTDPYLNQDPVSAGCVKNIEIVGDRVNVQMEIGYAAGLFKSGWAQLLQLAIENIEGVVIARVEVTSVIAAHKAQAQIPGLANVKNVVAVASGKGGVGKSTTAANLALALAREGAKVGILDADIYGPSQGIMFGIPERTRPEVKDQKWFVPLKAHGVEVMSMAFLTDDNTPMVWRGPMVSGALLQLVTQTAWGDLDYLVIDMPPGTGDIQLTLAQKVPVAGAVIVTTPQDLALLDARKGVEMFRKVNIPVLGVVENMAVHICSNCGHAEHLFGEGGGEKLATQYGVELLASLPLSMLIREQADGGKPTVIAEPDSQIAMVYQELARHVGARIVLQEAATPAMPNITISDD; from the coding sequence ATGAGCGCCGTCACTCGCGCAGCGGTGGAAGCCGTCCTCAGCCAATACACCGACCCCTACCTGAACCAGGACCCGGTCAGCGCCGGTTGTGTGAAAAACATCGAGATCGTCGGTGATCGCGTCAATGTGCAGATGGAAATCGGTTATGCCGCCGGCCTGTTCAAGAGCGGTTGGGCGCAACTTCTGCAACTGGCCATTGAAAACATCGAAGGCGTGGTGATTGCTCGCGTCGAAGTGACCAGCGTGATCGCCGCGCACAAGGCCCAGGCGCAGATTCCGGGGCTGGCCAACGTCAAGAACGTGGTCGCGGTGGCGTCCGGCAAGGGCGGCGTGGGCAAATCGACCACCGCCGCCAACCTCGCGCTGGCGCTGGCCCGCGAAGGCGCGAAGGTGGGCATTCTCGACGCCGATATCTACGGCCCGAGCCAGGGCATCATGTTCGGCATTCCCGAGCGCACCCGCCCGGAGGTCAAGGATCAGAAGTGGTTCGTGCCACTCAAGGCCCATGGCGTGGAAGTCATGTCCATGGCGTTCCTGACCGACGACAACACGCCGATGGTCTGGCGCGGGCCGATGGTTTCCGGGGCGTTGCTGCAACTGGTCACACAAACCGCGTGGGGCGACCTGGACTATCTGGTGATCGACATGCCGCCGGGCACCGGTGATATCCAACTGACCCTGGCGCAGAAAGTCCCGGTGGCGGGCGCGGTGATCGTCACCACGCCGCAGGACCTGGCGCTGCTCGACGCGCGCAAAGGCGTGGAAATGTTCCGCAAGGTCAACATTCCGGTGCTGGGCGTGGTGGAAAACATGGCGGTGCACATCTGCTCGAACTGCGGCCATGCCGAGCATTTGTTCGGTGAAGGCGGCGGTGAGAAACTGGCGACCCAGTACGGCGTCGAATTGCTGGCCTCGCTACCACTGTCGATGCTGATCCGTGAGCAGGCCGACGGTGGCAAACCTACGGTGATCGCCGAGCCGGACAGCCAGATTGCCATGGTCTATCAGGAACTGGCCCGCCACGTTGGCGCGCGCATTGTGTTGCAGGAAGCGGCAACGCCGGCGATGCCGAATATCACCATCAGCGACGATTAA
- the metG gene encoding methionine--tRNA ligase, translated as MSEPRKILVTSALPYANGSIHLGHMLEYIQTDMWVRFQKHRGNQCIYVCADDAHGSAIMLRAEKEGITPEQLIANVQAEHSADFADFLVDFDNFHSTHAEENRELSSQIYLKLRDAGHIAQRSITQYFDPEKKMFLADRFIKGTCPKCGTEDQYGDNCEKCGATYAPTDLKDPKSAISGATPVLKDSQHFFFKLPDFQEMLQAWTRSGTLQDAVANKLSEWLDAGLQQWDISRDAPYFGFEIPGEPGKYFYVWLDAPIGYMASFKNLCDRTPELDFDAFWGKDSTAELYHFIGKDIVNFHALFWPAMLEGAGFRKPTAINVHGYLTVNGQKMSKSRGTFIKARTYLDHLSPEYLRYYYAAKLGRGVDDLDLNLEDFVQKVNSDLVGKVVNIASRCAGFIHKGNAGLLVDNNAAPELTEAFLAAAPGIADAYEARDFARAMRETMALADRANAWIADKAPWSLNKQEGKQDEVQAICATGINLFRQLVIFLKPVLPLLAADAEAFLNVAPLTWNDHTTLLANHQLNEFKPLMTRIDPVKVQAMTDASKEDLTASQTDTGAAAPAGNGELAKDPLSPEIDFDAFAAIDLRVALIVKAEHVEGADKLLRLTLDIGDEQRNVFSGIKSAYPDPSKLDGRLTMMIANLKPRKMKFGISEGMVMAAGPGGEEIYLLSPDSGAKPGQRIK; from the coding sequence ATGTCCGAGCCACGCAAGATCCTCGTCACCAGCGCCCTGCCCTACGCCAACGGTTCGATCCACCTTGGCCACATGCTGGAATACATCCAGACCGATATGTGGGTGCGCTTCCAGAAGCATCGCGGCAACCAATGCATTTATGTCTGCGCCGACGACGCCCACGGTTCGGCGATCATGCTGCGTGCGGAAAAGGAAGGCATCACCCCTGAACAACTGATCGCCAACGTGCAGGCTGAACACAGCGCCGACTTTGCCGACTTCCTGGTCGACTTCGACAACTTCCACTCCACTCACGCCGAAGAAAACCGTGAGCTGTCGAGCCAGATCTACCTCAAGCTGCGTGACGCCGGGCACATCGCCCAGCGCTCGATCACCCAGTATTTCGACCCGGAAAAGAAAATGTTCCTGGCCGATCGCTTCATCAAGGGCACCTGCCCGAAATGCGGCACTGAAGACCAGTACGGCGACAACTGCGAAAAATGCGGTGCAACCTACGCACCGACCGACCTGAAGGATCCGAAGTCGGCGATCTCCGGCGCCACCCCGGTGCTCAAGGATTCCCAGCACTTCTTCTTCAAGCTGCCGGACTTCCAGGAAATGCTGCAGGCCTGGACTCGCAGCGGCACCCTGCAAGACGCTGTCGCCAACAAGCTGTCCGAATGGCTGGATGCCGGCCTGCAACAGTGGGACATTTCTCGCGACGCGCCATACTTCGGTTTCGAGATTCCGGGCGAACCGGGCAAGTATTTCTACGTGTGGCTGGACGCGCCGATCGGCTACATGGCCAGCTTCAAGAACCTCTGTGATCGCACGCCGGAGCTGGACTTCGACGCGTTCTGGGGCAAGGACTCGACCGCCGAGCTGTACCATTTCATCGGCAAGGACATCGTCAACTTCCACGCGCTGTTCTGGCCAGCGATGCTCGAAGGCGCGGGCTTCCGCAAGCCGACCGCAATCAACGTGCACGGCTACCTGACCGTCAACGGCCAGAAGATGTCCAAGTCGCGCGGCACCTTCATCAAGGCCCGGACGTATCTGGATCACCTGTCGCCGGAATACCTGCGCTACTACTACGCGGCCAAACTGGGCCGTGGCGTCGACGATCTGGACCTGAACCTCGAAGACTTCGTGCAGAAGGTCAACTCCGACCTGGTCGGCAAAGTGGTCAACATCGCCAGCCGTTGCGCCGGCTTTATCCACAAGGGCAACGCCGGGCTGCTGGTCGACAACAATGCCGCGCCGGAGCTGACCGAGGCCTTCCTCGCCGCCGCGCCCGGCATTGCCGACGCTTATGAAGCCCGCGATTTCGCCCGTGCCATGCGCGAAACCATGGCCCTGGCCGACCGCGCCAATGCGTGGATCGCCGACAAGGCACCGTGGTCGCTGAACAAGCAGGAAGGCAAACAGGATGAAGTCCAGGCGATCTGCGCCACCGGCATCAACCTGTTCCGCCAGTTGGTGATTTTCCTCAAACCGGTACTGCCGCTGCTGGCCGCCGATGCCGAGGCGTTCCTCAACGTCGCACCGCTGACCTGGAACGACCACACCACCTTGCTGGCCAACCATCAGCTCAACGAATTCAAACCGTTGATGACCCGCATCGACCCGGTAAAAGTACAAGCCATGACCGACGCCTCGAAAGAAGACCTGACCGCCAGCCAGACTGACACCGGCGCCGCCGCACCTGCGGGCAACGGCGAGCTGGCCAAGGATCCGCTGTCGCCGGAGATCGACTTCGACGCATTCGCCGCCATCGACCTGCGCGTGGCGCTGATCGTCAAGGCCGAACACGTTGAGGGCGCCGACAAGCTGCTGCGTCTGACCCTCGATATCGGCGACGAACAACGCAACGTATTCTCCGGGATCAAGAGCGCTTATCCGGATCCGTCGAAACTCGACGGTCGCCTGACCATGATGATCGCCAACCTCAAGCCACGAAAAATGAAGTTCGGCATTTCCGAAGGCATGGTGATGGCGGCAGGCCCTGGCGGTGAAGAAATCTACCTGCTGAGCCCGGACAGCGGCGCCAAGCCAGGTCAACGCATCAAGTAA
- a CDS encoding RnfABCDGE type electron transport complex subunit G produces MSRTKNVLTVGLLAIAGMSVTYLLQRSSAPQIAAEQRLIDSRKLLDVLPAERYDNQPLEQPLTLVDTALLHSKLTAGYRATKAGLPVAVLLRSQTQGYAGPLELLIAIDSTGRLMGVKTLKHTETPALGGPVGDRPNAWLQMFTGKSLTAPPDADWALKKDQGQFDQMAGATITSRATLEAIRDALRYFDAHRSALLENGT; encoded by the coding sequence ATGAGCCGTACGAAAAATGTCCTGACGGTGGGTTTACTGGCTATCGCCGGAATGAGCGTGACGTATCTGTTACAGCGCAGCAGCGCGCCGCAGATTGCCGCCGAACAGCGTCTGATCGACAGCCGCAAGCTGCTCGATGTGCTGCCCGCCGAGCGCTACGACAATCAACCGCTGGAACAACCACTGACACTGGTCGACACGGCCTTGCTCCACAGCAAATTGACAGCCGGCTATCGTGCGACCAAGGCTGGGCTGCCGGTTGCGGTGCTGTTACGCAGTCAGACCCAAGGCTACGCGGGCCCGCTTGAATTGCTGATCGCTATCGATTCCACCGGCAGGCTGATGGGCGTAAAGACGCTCAAACACACCGAAACACCGGCCCTCGGTGGTCCTGTCGGTGACAGGCCGAATGCCTGGCTACAGATGTTTACCGGCAAATCGCTCACTGCCCCCCCGGACGCAGACTGGGCGCTGAAAAAAGATCAGGGACAGTTTGATCAGATGGCCGGGGCGACCATCACTTCCCGCGCTACCCTTGAGGCCATCCGTGATGCGCTGCGTTACTTCGACGCGCATCGGTCGGCGTTGCTGGAGAACGGCACATGA